One Perognathus longimembris pacificus isolate PPM17 chromosome 2, ASM2315922v1, whole genome shotgun sequence DNA segment encodes these proteins:
- the Csgalnact2 gene encoding chondroitin sulfate N-acetylgalactosaminyltransferase 2 isoform X3, which yields MSRRASVLHTRTHWLLLGLALLCSLVFMYLLQCAPQTDGNAPLPGFVGDNHGKEYYQALLQEQEEHYQTRATSLKRQIAQLKQELQEMNDKMRSLQEKKSSGANGLGYQVSKDQAPGDLLEFLHSQINKAEVSIGAKLPSEYGVIPFESFTLTKVFQLEMGLTRHPEEKPVRKDKRDELVEVIEAGLEVINNPDEDDEQEDEEGPLGEKLMFSENDFVEGYYRTEKDKGTQYELFFKKADLMEYRHVTLFRPFGPLMKVKSEMIDIARSIINIIVPLAGRTEAFAQFMQNFRDVCIHQDKRIHLTVVYFGKEGLSQVKSILESVTRL from the exons ATGTCTCGAAGAGCATCAGTTCTTCACACCCGGACCCACTGGCTTCTGCTGGGCCTCGCTTTGCTCTGCAGTTTGGTATTTATGTACCTCCTCCAGTGTGCACCCCAAACTGATGGAAATGCTCCTCTTCCGGGTTTTGTTGGGGACAATCATGGCAAAGAGTATTATCAAGCTCTCCTCCAGGAGCAAGAGGAACATTACCAGACCAGGGCCACCAGCCTGAAACGCCAGATTGCCCAGCTAAAACAAGAATTACAAGAAATGAATGATAAAATGAGATCATTGCAAGAGAAAAAGAGTTCAGGAGCTAATGGCTTAGGCTATCAAGTCAGCAAAGACCAAGCACCTGGCGATCTTTTAGAGTTTCTTCATTCCCAGATTAACAAAGCTGAAGTTAGCATAGGAGCCAAACTGCCCAGTGAGTATGGAGTCATACCCTTTGAAAGTTTTACCTTAACAAAAGTATTTCAGTTGGAAATGGGGCTCACTCGCCATCCTGAAGAAAAACCAGTTAGAAAAGACAAGCGAGATGAATTGGTAGAAGTTATTGAAGCTGGCTTGGAGGTCATTAATAATCCTGATGAAGATGATGAACAGGAAGATGAGGAAGGCCCCCTTGGAGAGAAACTGATGTTCAGTGAAAATGACTTCGTAGAAG GTTATTATCGCACCGAAAAAGATAAGGGCACACAGTATGAACTATTTTTTAAGAAAGCAGACCTTATGGAATACAGACATGTGACCCTCTTCCGCCCTTTTGGACCTCTCATGAAAGTGAAGAGTGAAATGATTGACATTGCTAGATCAATCATTAACATCATTGTACCTCTTGCTGGAAGAACTGAAGCATTTGCACAGTTTATGCAGAACTTCAG GGATGTTTGTATTCATCAAGACAAGAGGATTCATCTCACAGTGGTGTATTTTGGTAAAGAAGGACTGTCACAAGTCAAGTCTATCCTAGAATCTGTCACAAGGTTG TGA